One genomic window of Polynucleobacter sp. HIN11 includes the following:
- a CDS encoding hydrogen peroxide-inducible genes activator codes for MTPTLKQLRYLVALGQTLNFTKAAELCFVGQSTLSAGLKELEDTLGVQLVERDKHSVSLTAIGLGVAQRAEALIGQADDLVDFVEASSGAMRGMVKLGVIPTIAPFVLPWLLPKMRSSYPDLKVIPREDLTVNLIDKLSRHELDFALIALPYPTSGYLVKEVFDDEFWLIGKADDPVLKNKDIQLTNKMSDQILFLEEGHCLREHTLKACKRNELPPDALEATSLLTLVQMVESGLGLALLPEMAIKAGFLKQTKLTARPLISPAPKRKIALVARQTTARIEEFNALVKILKA; via the coding sequence ATGACCCCAACCCTAAAACAGTTGCGCTACCTAGTTGCTTTGGGGCAGACGCTTAATTTCACGAAAGCCGCGGAGCTTTGCTTTGTTGGTCAATCAACCTTAAGTGCTGGACTCAAAGAGCTTGAAGACACGCTAGGTGTTCAGTTGGTCGAGCGCGATAAGCATTCTGTATCGCTGACTGCCATTGGACTGGGGGTGGCTCAAAGAGCTGAGGCACTCATCGGGCAGGCAGATGATTTGGTGGACTTTGTTGAGGCTTCGTCAGGCGCCATGCGGGGGATGGTGAAATTAGGCGTTATTCCAACCATCGCACCATTTGTTCTGCCGTGGTTATTGCCAAAGATGCGCTCTAGCTACCCTGACTTAAAGGTTATCCCCCGAGAGGACCTGACTGTTAATTTAATCGACAAACTTAGTCGACATGAATTAGATTTCGCTTTAATCGCACTACCGTATCCCACCAGTGGTTATTTGGTGAAAGAGGTCTTTGATGATGAATTCTGGCTCATTGGAAAAGCCGATGACCCAGTTTTAAAGAATAAGGATATCCAACTAACGAACAAAATGTCGGATCAAATCTTATTTTTGGAGGAAGGGCATTGTTTGCGGGAGCACACCTTAAAAGCCTGCAAGCGTAACGAATTACCGCCCGATGCATTAGAAGCTACGAGCTTGCTAACCTTAGTACAAATGGTTGAGTCAGGATTGGGCTTGGCACTATTGCCCGAAATGGCGATTAAAGCTGGTTTTTTAAAACAAACCAAACTTACAGCACGTCCGCTGATTAGCCCCGCCCCGAAACGAAAAATTGCTTTAGTTGCCCGTCAGACAACCGCTCGTATTGAGGAATTTAATGCCTTGGTCAAAATATTAAAAGCCTAG
- the katG gene encoding catalase/peroxidase HPI, with translation MKTQGVCPVAHGSNTQASGPMVWWPKSLNLDILHQHDSKTNPMGSSFSYRQALKTLDVNALKKDLKALMTDSQPWWPADWGHYGGLMIRMAWHAAGTYRIADGRGGSGTGNLRFAPLNSWPDNTNLDKARRLLWPIKKKYGNAVSWADLMILAGNMAYESMGLKTFGFSFGREDIWHPQKDIYWGSEKEWLQKSGGEGSRYSGVRDLANPLAAVMMGLIYVNPEGVDGNPDPLKTAHDIRVTFGRMAMNDEETVALTAGGHTVGKAHGNGNPANLGPAPEGAPIEEQGFGWMNHKTRGIGRDTVTSGIEGAWTTHPTKWDNGYFHLLLNYEWALKKSPAGAWQYEPINIKEEDKPVDVEDPSIRRNPIMTDADMAMKEDPEYRKISERFYKDPAYFSETFARAWFKLTHRDMGPKARYFGPDVPKEELIWQDPIPVGRKDYNVSLIKAKIKSAGLSNTEMITTAWDSARTYRGSDKRGGANGARIRLAPQKDWIGNEPQRLAKVLAAYEQIAKETGVSVADIIVLGANIAIEQAAKAAGHDVEVPFKPGRGDATQAMTDIESFEVLEPVADGYRNWLKEDYVVTPEELLLDRTQLMGLTANEMTVLIGGMRVLGTNHGGSKHGVFTDRVGALTNDFFVNLTDMNYAWQPTGKNSYDIVERATGKKRWTATRVDLVFGSNSVLRAYAEVYAQDDNQTKFVNDFIAAWVKVMNADRFD, from the coding sequence ATGAAAACTCAGGGTGTATGTCCTGTAGCGCACGGCAGTAACACACAAGCAAGTGGTCCGATGGTTTGGTGGCCCAAGTCCCTCAACCTCGATATTCTGCATCAACACGATAGCAAGACTAACCCAATGGGCTCATCTTTTAGCTACCGTCAGGCATTAAAAACGCTTGATGTAAATGCTCTAAAAAAAGATTTGAAAGCGCTCATGACCGATAGTCAGCCATGGTGGCCAGCCGATTGGGGTCATTATGGTGGCCTGATGATCCGTATGGCATGGCATGCAGCGGGCACGTATCGAATTGCAGACGGTCGCGGTGGCTCCGGCACTGGCAATCTTCGCTTTGCACCTTTGAATTCTTGGCCAGATAACACCAACCTTGATAAAGCACGGCGCCTCTTGTGGCCCATCAAAAAGAAATACGGTAACGCCGTTAGCTGGGCCGACCTCATGATTTTGGCTGGCAATATGGCCTACGAGTCCATGGGTCTTAAAACCTTTGGCTTTTCATTTGGTCGGGAAGACATTTGGCATCCACAAAAGGATATTTACTGGGGCTCTGAAAAAGAATGGTTACAAAAAAGCGGTGGCGAAGGTAGCCGCTATTCGGGCGTGCGTGATTTAGCAAACCCATTAGCTGCCGTGATGATGGGTCTGATATATGTCAATCCAGAAGGCGTCGACGGTAACCCCGATCCATTAAAAACAGCGCACGATATTCGTGTCACCTTTGGTCGGATGGCCATGAACGATGAAGAAACAGTAGCGTTGACGGCTGGTGGACACACTGTTGGTAAAGCACATGGAAATGGCAATCCTGCTAATTTAGGACCCGCTCCTGAAGGTGCTCCGATTGAAGAACAAGGATTTGGTTGGATGAATCACAAAACCCGTGGCATTGGTCGCGATACCGTCACAAGCGGTATTGAAGGCGCATGGACCACACATCCCACAAAATGGGATAACGGTTACTTCCATTTGCTCTTGAACTACGAATGGGCGCTCAAGAAAAGCCCTGCCGGTGCATGGCAATATGAACCCATCAACATTAAAGAAGAAGATAAGCCGGTGGATGTCGAAGATCCATCGATTCGTCGCAATCCCATCATGACCGATGCCGATATGGCCATGAAGGAAGACCCCGAGTATCGGAAGATTTCTGAGCGGTTTTATAAAGATCCAGCCTACTTCTCGGAAACCTTCGCTCGCGCTTGGTTTAAGCTAACCCATCGAGATATGGGTCCCAAGGCGCGTTATTTTGGTCCAGACGTTCCGAAAGAGGAGCTCATTTGGCAAGATCCAATTCCAGTGGGTCGTAAAGACTACAACGTGAGTTTGATCAAAGCCAAAATTAAGTCTGCGGGCTTATCCAATACTGAAATGATTACCACTGCATGGGATAGTGCTCGTACCTACAGAGGATCAGATAAACGTGGTGGCGCCAATGGTGCACGCATTCGTTTAGCACCGCAAAAGGACTGGATCGGTAATGAACCCCAACGCTTGGCTAAAGTTCTAGCCGCATATGAACAGATCGCCAAAGAGACCGGTGTGAGCGTTGCCGACATTATTGTGCTGGGCGCCAATATTGCTATTGAACAAGCTGCCAAAGCAGCCGGACATGATGTGGAAGTACCTTTCAAGCCGGGTCGCGGGGATGCTACACAGGCTATGACCGATATTGAATCCTTTGAGGTTCTTGAACCAGTAGCTGATGGCTATCGGAACTGGCTCAAAGAGGACTACGTTGTAACACCCGAAGAGCTCCTATTGGACCGCACCCAGCTGATGGGTTTAACTGCCAATGAAATGACAGTCCTAATTGGTGGCATGCGTGTATTGGGTACCAATCATGGCGGTAGTAAACATGGTGTGTTTACCGATCGAGTGGGAGCCTTAACCAATGACTTCTTTGTAAACCTAACGGATATGAACTATGCATGGCAACCGACAGGCAAAAATAGCTATGACATTGTTGAACGTGCCACAGGCAAAAAGCGTTGGACCGCAACACGCGTTGACCTTGTATTTGGATCAAACTCGGTATTGCGAGCCTACGCAGAGGTCTATGCCCAAGATGATAATCAGACGAAGTTTGTCAATGACTTCATCGCAGCATGGGTGAAAGTGATGAATGCAGATCGGTTTGATTAA
- a CDS encoding CDGSH iron-sulfur domain-containing protein: MKPTIPQKAPYPITVEAGKTYYWCSCGKSKNQPFCDGSHQGTKFTPKQLVATESKTIYFCGCKQSKNGVFCDGSHNAL; the protein is encoded by the coding sequence ATGAAACCAACCATTCCTCAAAAAGCACCTTACCCGATAACTGTTGAGGCTGGAAAAACTTATTACTGGTGCTCCTGTGGCAAAAGCAAAAATCAACCCTTTTGCGATGGCAGTCACCAAGGTACTAAATTTACACCCAAGCAATTGGTAGCCACAGAATCAAAGACCATTTACTTCTGTGGGTGTAAGCAATCAAAAAATGGCGTGTTCTGTGATGGTAGCCATAATGCCTTATAA